The sequence AGGAAATAGAATTGGTATGAAGATAGATTTTTTAAACTATTCAGAGGAGGAAAAACATATGGATAAAAATTGGCAAGAGATGAGTATGTAAAATATTGGAAAAAACTTGAAGAAGAGGGAAATGCAGACAATCCTTATGATGATATTTTTGAAGAACTGTTAGAAGAAAGTTTTAAAAAATTCCCTAAATATCAAAGAGATTGTGGAGATTGGGCTGATTTTATAATTCCTGACACTGACTTAAATATTCCTGTTTTTGCCTCAGGCTGGGGAGATGGATATTACCCTTGTTATTTTGGATATGACGAAAATGGAGAACTTTGTGGATTCTATATTCTTTTTATAGATATTGAAAAAGAATATTCTGACGAAGATTAAAAGACCCCTAAGGGTAGGATAATAAAAAAATAAAAGCTCCCAAAAATATGAGAGCTTCTATCTGAACTTAAATAACTCAATCTTATAAGTACCCAAAGGGTATTTACATAAATATTATAATCTATTTTTTGTTGAAAGTCAAATCAAAAAGTTATTAGGGAGGTTTTATATGTTAGCCAAATTATATGAAAGAAAAGCTGGTTATCTAGGTTTTTGGGTAGGAAATTTTAAAGATATAGAAGATTTTTATAAATATATTCAATCATTTTACTGTATCTTTGAAGAAGATAAAGAGGAAGAAGAGTATAATCC comes from Fusobacterium perfoetens and encodes:
- a CDS encoding DUF4241 domain-containing protein → MARDEYVKYWKKLEEEGNADNPYDDIFEELLEESFKKFPKYQRDCGDWADFIIPDTDLNIPVFASGWGDGYYPCYFGYDENGELCGFYILFIDIEKEYSDED